A single Chryseobacterium sp. DNA region contains:
- the kdpC gene encoding potassium-transporting ATPase subunit KdpC encodes MKNHIVSAFRLTLVMLVVVGIYLAIVYGGSKILPTQGNGEMIKDKGQKFYANIGQEFKSEKYFHGRPSSVNYNAAGSGGSNKGPSNEEYLETVQKRIDTLQRQNPDMGNTKVPVELATASGSGLDPDISVEGALYQAKRIAKARHLPEEQINNLIKTQTEKPFLGLFGPSKINVLKLNIALDQLK; translated from the coding sequence ATGAAAAATCATATTGTTTCAGCATTCAGGCTGACTCTTGTAATGCTGGTTGTTGTAGGGATCTATTTAGCCATTGTATATGGAGGTTCAAAAATATTACCTACTCAGGGAAATGGAGAAATGATCAAGGATAAAGGACAAAAATTTTACGCCAATATCGGCCAGGAATTTAAGTCTGAGAAATATTTCCATGGTCGTCCTTCTTCTGTAAATTATAATGCCGCAGGAAGCGGAGGCAGCAATAAAGGCCCCAGCAATGAGGAATATCTGGAAACAGTGCAGAAAAGGATTGATACTTTACAACGACAGAATCCGGATATGGGAAATACTAAAGTTCCTGTAGAGCTGGCGACTGCGAGCGGAAGTGGGCTGGATCCTGATATTTCTGTGGAAGGAGCCTTATATCAGGCTAAAAGAATTGCCAAGGCCAGACACCTTCCGGAAGAACAGATTAACAACTTAATTAAAACTCAGACTGAAAAGCCGTTTTTAGGACTTTTCGGACCTTCAAAAATAAATGTATTAAAGCTGAATATCGCTTTAGACCAATTAAAATAA
- a CDS encoding porin — protein MKKYLVIGALLGIFFPKAQSTDSLKIGNKVTFSAYAELFYTYDFNEPANHLRQNFLYSYNRHNEVNLNLGLIKANYQSENLRANVALMAGTYAQDNMAAEQNALRYVNEANMGVKISKNKNLWIDAGIMPSHIGWESAIGKDNINLTRSFAAENSPYFETGAKISYTSDNGKWFLSGLVLNGWQRIAKAEGNQSLSFGHQVTYKPNDKITLNSSSFIGNDKAKADKRMRYFHDLYGSFQLTSQFSALLGFDIGAEQQSKGSEQYSIWYSPNLQMKYQLDDQWALAGRLEYYNDKKGVIINTGTPGGFQTFGYSLNIDYAILKNLVFRTEARGFTSKDAIFVKNGEMKKGNFFIITSLAVWF, from the coding sequence GTGAAAAAATATCTAGTCATAGGAGCTTTATTGGGCATTTTTTTTCCAAAAGCACAATCCACAGATTCATTAAAAATAGGGAATAAAGTGACATTTTCTGCTTATGCAGAACTATTTTATACCTACGATTTTAATGAACCTGCTAATCATCTCCGTCAAAATTTTTTATATTCATACAACAGACATAATGAAGTAAATCTTAATCTGGGACTTATTAAAGCAAATTATCAGAGCGAGAACCTAAGAGCTAATGTTGCCTTAATGGCAGGAACTTATGCCCAGGATAATATGGCTGCCGAGCAGAATGCATTACGTTATGTAAATGAAGCCAATATGGGGGTCAAAATCTCAAAGAATAAAAATTTATGGATCGATGCGGGGATCATGCCTTCCCATATCGGTTGGGAAAGTGCTATAGGAAAAGATAATATCAACTTGACCCGAAGTTTTGCAGCAGAAAACTCTCCTTATTTTGAGACCGGTGCTAAAATTTCATATACTTCGGATAATGGAAAATGGTTTTTGAGCGGACTGGTTCTGAACGGATGGCAGCGTATTGCAAAGGCTGAAGGGAACCAGAGCCTATCTTTTGGACACCAGGTTACCTATAAACCGAATGATAAGATTACTCTGAACAGCAGCTCATTCATCGGAAATGATAAAGCAAAAGCAGATAAGAGAATGCGCTATTTCCATGATCTGTACGGGAGTTTTCAGCTGACCAGCCAGTTTTCAGCGCTATTGGGTTTTGATATAGGGGCAGAGCAGCAATCAAAAGGAAGTGAACAGTACAGTATCTGGTACAGCCCGAATCTACAGATGAAATATCAGTTGGATGACCAATGGGCTCTTGCAGGAAGACTGGAATATTATAACGATAAAAAGGGAGTGATCATCAATACCGGGACTCCCGGTGGGTTTCAGACTTTTGGATATTCTCTGAATATAGACTATGCCATTTTAAAAAATTTGGTCTTCCGGACAGAAGCAAGAGGGTTTACTTCCAAAGATGCCATTTTTGTAAAGAACGGCGAAATGAAAAAAGGAAACTTTTTTATTATCACGAGTCTGGCAGTCTGGTTTTAA
- a CDS encoding sensor protein KdpD, which translates to MSSAKHFLELIQKSRKGKFKIYIGMSAGVGKTFRMLQEAHSLLRNGIDVKIGYIETHGREETQALVEGLPEIVRKSVFYKGKNLEEMDVQAIINEHPEVVLVDELAHTNVEGSKNKKRWQDVLEILDNGINVISAMNIQHIESLNEEVKKITGVEVAERVPDKILALADEVVNIDLTADELLTRLKEGKIYKREKIQTALNNFFQSGHILQLRELALKEVATHVERKVETEIKTENFKPIKFLACISSNEKIAKTIIRKTARLASYYNSPWTVLYIQRPSENPEKIALDKQRYLINNFNLAQELGAKVIRIKESSVHKGILEYVIAHNITTVCMGKPHAKFWHRLLGYSWIYTLMNRLNERQIDIIILS; encoded by the coding sequence ATGTCATCAGCAAAACATTTTTTAGAACTGATCCAGAAATCCCGGAAAGGAAAATTCAAGATCTATATTGGGATGAGTGCAGGCGTAGGAAAGACTTTCCGTATGCTTCAGGAAGCTCATTCCCTTTTAAGAAACGGCATTGATGTAAAGATCGGCTATATAGAAACGCATGGCAGGGAAGAGACCCAGGCTCTGGTGGAAGGTCTTCCTGAAATCGTAAGGAAATCGGTGTTTTATAAAGGTAAAAACCTTGAAGAAATGGATGTTCAGGCAATTATTAATGAACACCCTGAAGTTGTATTGGTGGATGAGCTGGCCCATACCAATGTGGAAGGATCCAAAAATAAAAAAAGATGGCAGGATGTTCTTGAGATTCTGGATAACGGGATCAACGTGATCAGTGCGATGAATATTCAGCATATCGAAAGTCTGAACGAAGAGGTAAAGAAAATTACCGGCGTTGAAGTGGCTGAACGGGTCCCGGATAAGATCCTTGCTCTTGCCGATGAAGTGGTAAACATCGACCTTACAGCAGATGAGCTGCTGACACGGCTGAAGGAAGGAAAGATTTATAAGAGGGAAAAAATTCAGACCGCATTGAATAACTTCTTTCAGAGCGGACATATCCTGCAGCTTCGCGAGCTGGCCTTAAAAGAAGTGGCGACCCATGTTGAAAGAAAGGTGGAAACTGAAATCAAAACAGAAAATTTTAAACCTATAAAATTCCTGGCCTGTATCAGCAGTAATGAAAAGATTGCTAAGACCATTATACGGAAAACAGCCAGGCTGGCCAGCTATTATAACAGTCCATGGACTGTTTTATACATTCAGAGACCCTCAGAAAATCCTGAAAAAATAGCACTGGACAAACAGCGGTATTTGATTAATAATTTTAATTTAGCGCAGGAATTGGGCGCAAAAGTGATCAGGATCAAAGAAAGCAGTGTTCATAAAGGAATCCTGGAGTATGTCATTGCCCATAATATCACTACGGTTTGTATGGGTAAACCTCATGCAAAATTCTGGCACCGTCTGTTAGGATATAGTTGGATTTATACCCTGATGAACAGACTGAATGAGCGGCAGATAGATATTATTATATTATCTTAA